In the genome of Xanthobacteraceae bacterium, one region contains:
- a CDS encoding FHA domain-containing protein has protein sequence MSGDEGSQTRIKGLGENREADLDDISTQLLRDKSNQVIGRLTVIEGPGTDKSVKVYSGTNQVGRGDDQRVQLNFGDDTISRHQHAIITYDSKLLEARIYDGGKPGGLWVNGARVSESQTIKYGDNIKLGETTFRFEAP, from the coding sequence ATGTCCGGGGACGAAGGCAGCCAGACCAGAATCAAGGGGCTTGGCGAGAACCGCGAGGCCGACCTCGACGATATCTCGACCCAGTTGCTGCGCGACAAGTCCAATCAGGTCATCGGCCGCCTCACCGTGATCGAGGGTCCGGGCACCGACAAATCCGTGAAGGTCTATTCCGGGACCAATCAGGTCGGCCGCGGCGACGACCAGCGCGTGCAGCTCAATTTCGGCGATGACACCATCTCGCGGCATCAGCACGCCATCATCACCTACGACTCGAAACTGCTGGAAGCGCGTATCTATGACGGCGGCAAGCCCGGCGGCCTATGGGTCAACGGCGCACGCGTAAGCGAAAGCCAGACCATCAAGTACGGCGACAACATCAAGCTCGGCGAGACGACATTCCGCTTCGAAGCGCCGTAA